In Zingiber officinale cultivar Zhangliang chromosome 1A, Zo_v1.1, whole genome shotgun sequence, a genomic segment contains:
- the LOC122034466 gene encoding PLASMODESMATA CALLOSE-BINDING PROTEIN 3-like isoform X1 codes for MAALAVAALFLAMIGGSEATWCVCKPEMGDTALQKTLDYACGAGADCNPILQNGACYSPNTVRSHCSYATNSYYQRKGQAQGACDFSGTATLTTTDPSYSSCTYPATQSAAGSSSTPSTSTPGTSTPTSFTPSTGGLGGLGPSTGISSDTDHGGLVLEPGMGALLFAATGTCMALLS; via the exons AGGCGACTTGGTGCGTTTGTAAGCCTGAAATGGGGGATACTGCTCTCCAGAAGACACTGGACTATGCTTGTGGAGCAGGGGCTGATTGCAATCCTATTCTCCAAAATGGAGCTTGTTATAGTCCCAACACTGTGAGGTCTCATTGTTCTTATGCTACCAACAGCTACTACCAGAGAAAGGGGCAGGCTCAAGGGGCTTGTGATTTCTCGGGCACTGCCACTCTTACCACAACAGATCCAA GTTACAGTAGTTGCACTTACCCTGCAACTCAAAG TGCTGCAGGCTCAAGCTCTACACCATCAACGAGCACCCCGGGCACATCAACCCCTACCTCCTTCACTCCATCTACTGGAGGATTGGGAGGCTTGGGACCCTCAACCGGCATTTCCAGTGACACCGACCATGGCGGTCTGGTCCTAGAGCCAGGCATGGGTGCCCTCCTATTTGCTGCCACTGGTACATGCATGGCCTTGTTGAGCTGA